The window AGCTCGGCGGCAAGAGCGGCCATTTCCAGGCGGATCAGCCATGAACGTCACCGTGAAGTTTTTTGCCCGTTACCGTGAAGCGCTCGGCGTGGACTCGGTGAAGGTTGAAGGTGATTTCGCCACGGTCGACGATGTGCGTGCGTTGCTGGCCCGGCGTGACGGTGCCGAAGTGTTGAGCGAGCAAAACCTGATGTGCGCCCGCAACGAAGACCTGTGCCAGCTCGATGAACCGGTGAGCGATGGCGATGAAGTGGCCTTTTTTCCGACCGTGACCGGAGGCTGAGCCATGGCGATTCGCGTGCAATCCACGGCGTTCGATCCGGGTGCTGAAGTCAATGCCATGCACGCCGCCAATGTGGGCGTTGGGGCTGTGGTGAGTTTCGTCGGCTATGTTCGCGACTTCAATGACGGACTCGACGTCGCCGGGATGTTCCTTGAGCACTACCCGGGCATGACCGAAAAAGCCCTCGCCAGGATTGCCACAGAAGCCGAGCAGCGTTGGCCGCTGCTCAAGCTTGAAGTGCTGCATCGCATCGGTGCCCTGGAACCGGGTGAGCCGATCGTCTTCGTCGGCGCCGCCAGCGCCCACCGCCAGGCCGCGTTCGATGCCTGCGCCTTTGTCATGGACTACCTGAAAACCCGCGCACCATTCTGGAAGAAAGAAAACACCCCTGACGGCGCGCGCTGGGTTGAAGGGCGTGACAGCGATCATGCGGCGGCGGATCGCTGGAAGCGGTAAACAGCCAGTTGGTTCTTATTGACAGGCCGTCTGCCTTCGCGAGCAAGCCCGCTCCCACACAAATGCTGTGTACGACATAGATTCCCTGTGGGAGCGAGCCTGCTCGCGAAGAGGCCACAAGCAACACCAAAACTCCCAATACTCACCGCCCGACCACCGGGCCACACATCCTCGATCGCCCCGATTGACGATTAATACATAAAAGTCCAGTATGGATTTATAAGTACAAAAAAGCGCTTCCCCCGTTTCTGCTCTTTCTTCTGTCTTGCCAAACCAACAACAACCCGCGAGAGAACGAATATGAAGAAATTCCCCCTCATCACCGGTCTGGCTCTAAGCCTGTTGGCGTGCAGTTCCCTGTTTGCCGCCGATAAAACCCTGCGCATTGGTATCGAAGCGGCTTATCCGCCGTTCGCCTCCAAAACCGAGAAAGGTGAGATTGTCGGGTTCGACTACGACATCGGCAATGCCCTGTGCGCACAGATGAAGGTCAAGTGTGTCTGGGTCGAAGGTGAGTTCGACGGTCTGATTCCTTCCCTTAAAGTGAAGAAAATCGACATGGCGCTGTCGTCCATGACCATCAACGAAGACCGCAAGAAGTCCGTGGATTTCACCCACAAGTATTACTTCACCTCATCGCGTCTGGTAATGAAGGAAGGCGCGACAGTGGATGATCAGTACGCCAGCCTCAAGGGCAAGACAGTTGGCGTGCAACGCGCAACCACCACTGACCGTTATGCCACCGAGGTTTTTGAGCCCAAAGGTATCAACGTCAAGCGTTACAGCAACAACGAAGAGATCTACATGGATCTGGCGGCCGGTCGCCTCGATGCCATTTTTGCCGACACCATCCCGCTGAATGACTTCCTGACGATGCCGCGTGGCAAGGGGTATGCCTTTGTCGGGCCGGAGCTCAAGGATCCGAAGTACGTGGGCGAGGGCGCCGGGATTGCGGTGCGCAAGGGCAACACCGAGTTGGTCTCCGAGCTGAACACGGCCATCGACGGCATTCGCGCCAGTGGCGAATACCAGAAGATTTCGGATAAGTACTTCAAGTCCGATATCTACGGCGACTGATCAATCCCATCGCCAGCAGGCTGGCTCCCACAGTTGACTGCATTCCAAAGTGAGCCAGCCTGTGGATGCAATCAAAGTGAGCCAGCCTGTGAGTGCATTCCAAAGTGGGAGCCAACCTGCGAATGCATTCCAAAATGGGCCAGCCTGTGAATGCAATCCAAAGTGGGAGCCAGCCTGCTGGCGATGCGGTCGCGGGATCATGCAAATCATCTCTGGAAATAGCCCGAATTTAATCCCTTCTTAACCGGCCCGTCGTCTATTCCCCGATACCCCGCTGCGCCTGCCGGACTCTCAAAGGTCAGGGCCAGCGTGTAGACTTGCGGGCAATCGATATTTAGAAGGGAAACGCAATGAGCGAGGAAACGATGCGGTTGGGCCGTGAACGGCGCTATCTGGTGTTGCTGGGCATCATCTGCCTGGGCCTGATTGGTGGCGCGCTGTACATGCAAATTGTGCTGGGTGAGGCGCCATGCCCGCTGTGTATCCTGCAACGTTATGCGTTGTTGCTGATTGCGCTCTTCGCGTTCATCGGCGCGGCCATGCGCACCCGCCGCAGCATCACGGTTTTTGAAACCCTGGTGGTGATCTGCGCAATTGCAGGCGTCGGGGTGGCCGGGCATCACGTCTATACCCAGTTCTATCCGGCAGTCAGCTGCGGCATCGATGTACTGCAACCGATCGTCGACGGTTTGCCACTGGCGAAGATCTTCCCGCTGGGCTTTCAGGTCGACGGCTTCTGCTCCACGCCGTACCCGCCGATCCTCGGTTTGTCGCTTGCCCAATGGGCGTTGCTGGCCTTTGTGCTGATCGTGGTGCTGGTGCCGCTGCTCACTTCGCGTAACCGCAAAGCCCTGCGCTGAGGTTATCCGCCGCACCGCTGCCGACAAAAAAAACGCCCCGGCCCTCGTTGAGGAGGCCGGGGCGTTTTGCATTTCAGGGCTCGGGTGAAATGACCTTGATGCGCGACAAGTCTGGGCGCGGCATGTGTGCGACATGTTGTCACAGCGCGAGTGTCGCAAGGCATTTCCAGGCGCCGAATTGGTACACGGTCGCGCAACAAAATTGGCCTTTTCAAACGTCGGGCAACTTCAGCCCCAAAAATCCGGAACAGGCAGTTTTAACAGGGCCTGGCGAATTGGCGAAGCCCTTGTCACATGGGGGCTTTGGCAGGGTCGAAGGTGGTCGCAG of the Pseudomonas frederiksbergensis genome contains:
- the moaD gene encoding molybdopterin converting factor subunit 1: MNVTVKFFARYREALGVDSVKVEGDFATVDDVRALLARRDGAEVLSEQNLMCARNEDLCQLDEPVSDGDEVAFFPTVTGG
- the moaE gene encoding molybdopterin synthase catalytic subunit MoaE encodes the protein MAIRVQSTAFDPGAEVNAMHAANVGVGAVVSFVGYVRDFNDGLDVAGMFLEHYPGMTEKALARIATEAEQRWPLLKLEVLHRIGALEPGEPIVFVGAASAHRQAAFDACAFVMDYLKTRAPFWKKENTPDGARWVEGRDSDHAAADRWKR
- a CDS encoding ABC transporter substrate-binding protein gives rise to the protein MKKFPLITGLALSLLACSSLFAADKTLRIGIEAAYPPFASKTEKGEIVGFDYDIGNALCAQMKVKCVWVEGEFDGLIPSLKVKKIDMALSSMTINEDRKKSVDFTHKYYFTSSRLVMKEGATVDDQYASLKGKTVGVQRATTTDRYATEVFEPKGINVKRYSNNEEIYMDLAAGRLDAIFADTIPLNDFLTMPRGKGYAFVGPELKDPKYVGEGAGIAVRKGNTELVSELNTAIDGIRASGEYQKISDKYFKSDIYGD
- a CDS encoding disulfide bond formation protein B, whose amino-acid sequence is MSEETMRLGRERRYLVLLGIICLGLIGGALYMQIVLGEAPCPLCILQRYALLLIALFAFIGAAMRTRRSITVFETLVVICAIAGVGVAGHHVYTQFYPAVSCGIDVLQPIVDGLPLAKIFPLGFQVDGFCSTPYPPILGLSLAQWALLAFVLIVVLVPLLTSRNRKALR